Proteins found in one Vagococcus carniphilus genomic segment:
- a CDS encoding cation-translocating P-type ATPase: MKENITGLTTEEVNLRISQNKQNNYDEDVSKSTKDIFKDNIFTLFNLLNLIIGICLALVGAFSNLFFMVIILINITIGIIQEIRARNLVAKLSIINEDKSIVVRNSSEISIASEEIVLDDIVKLVAGDQVPSDMIVLSGQVEANEALLTGESDLIVKNKDSTLLSGSFISSGQCLAQVIHVGKDNYATKIADEAKVHKPFTSELVSSIRLVAKFTSYVIVPLGLILFFEAYFWGSGELKSSVVASAAALLGMLPKGMVLLIMIALATAVAKLAKKEVLVQDMYSVETLAHVDVICLDKTGTITEGKMKVQEVDLLDDTFEEMMEDVMGSYLAASSDNNITMQAIREHYPEKTTYEASHVISFSSERKWGAMFLETIGTIALGAPERLFKESDLPTEIESAQKEGYRVLMIGVSNEPMIDDKILPTLKPLAILKIDDPIRENANETLAYLKNEGVAIKVISGDNPVTVSNVARRAGLAQYEKYIDLSELTTEDEVRGVVNDYHVFGRVSPQQKKILVRELKEQGHVVAMTGDGVNDVLALKEADCSIAMAEGDNATRQIANLVLLNSDFTTLPDVLFEGRRVVNNVTKVASIFFIKTIYSLILSLICALTAVAFPFIPIQITLLDLAIEGYPTFFLQFENDKRKVTTKFLPTALKRALPNSMLVVMNVTFIYIYGQVNGWQPIDITTLMYYMLIAVSAMAVIKACMPFNPLRIFLAVTTTVGTYVAAMLFKGILEISMLTSETLPVFIVLVVVSLIGKIILDKLIVRDHAR; the protein is encoded by the coding sequence ATGAAAGAAAATATAACAGGATTAACAACAGAAGAAGTTAATCTGCGAATAAGTCAAAACAAACAGAATAATTACGACGAAGATGTATCAAAGTCAACAAAAGATATTTTTAAAGATAACATTTTTACTTTATTCAATTTGCTCAATTTAATTATTGGGATTTGTCTTGCTTTAGTAGGAGCTTTTAGTAATTTGTTTTTTATGGTGATTATTTTAATTAATATCACTATTGGGATTATTCAAGAAATTCGGGCAAGAAATTTAGTGGCTAAATTATCAATTATCAATGAAGATAAATCAATAGTCGTTAGAAATAGTTCAGAAATTAGCATTGCTTCTGAAGAGATTGTTTTAGATGACATCGTAAAATTGGTTGCAGGAGATCAAGTCCCATCAGATATGATTGTTTTATCTGGCCAGGTTGAAGCAAACGAGGCACTTTTAACTGGGGAATCTGATTTAATTGTAAAAAATAAAGATAGTACTCTTTTATCTGGGAGTTTTATTTCAAGTGGTCAATGTTTAGCTCAAGTTATACATGTTGGAAAAGATAACTACGCCACTAAAATTGCTGATGAAGCTAAAGTCCATAAGCCTTTTACTTCAGAACTAGTGTCTTCTATTAGACTAGTGGCTAAATTTACTAGTTATGTCATTGTTCCTCTAGGTTTAATTTTGTTTTTCGAAGCTTATTTTTGGGGAAGTGGGGAATTAAAATCTTCCGTTGTCGCTTCAGCTGCTGCACTTTTAGGTATGCTACCAAAAGGAATGGTTCTCTTAATTATGATAGCTTTAGCAACTGCAGTCGCTAAGTTAGCTAAAAAAGAAGTTTTAGTACAAGACATGTATTCGGTTGAAACATTAGCCCATGTGGATGTTATTTGTTTAGATAAAACTGGAACGATCACTGAAGGTAAAATGAAAGTTCAAGAAGTTGATTTGTTAGATGATACATTTGAAGAAATGATGGAAGATGTGATGGGAAGCTATTTAGCAGCCTCTTCTGACAATAATATTACGATGCAAGCAATCAGAGAACATTACCCAGAAAAGACAACTTATGAAGCTAGTCATGTGATTAGTTTTTCGTCTGAAAGAAAATGGGGAGCCATGTTTCTTGAAACTATTGGAACTATAGCTCTTGGTGCTCCTGAAAGGTTATTTAAAGAGTCTGATTTACCAACTGAAATTGAGTCTGCTCAAAAAGAAGGTTACCGTGTTTTAATGATTGGTGTTTCAAACGAACCGATGATTGATGATAAAATTTTACCAACTCTTAAACCGCTAGCTATTCTAAAAATAGATGACCCTATTCGAGAGAATGCCAATGAAACTCTAGCTTATTTAAAAAATGAGGGAGTTGCTATCAAAGTAATTTCAGGAGATAATCCAGTGACAGTTTCAAATGTTGCAAGAAGAGCAGGATTAGCTCAATATGAAAAGTACATTGACTTATCTGAATTAACCACTGAGGATGAAGTTAGAGGCGTTGTAAATGATTATCATGTATTTGGTCGTGTGTCGCCTCAACAGAAAAAAATATTGGTTAGAGAATTAAAAGAACAAGGTCATGTTGTTGCTATGACAGGTGATGGAGTTAACGATGTTTTAGCATTAAAAGAAGCGGATTGTAGTATTGCTATGGCTGAAGGAGATAATGCAACGAGACAGATTGCAAACCTTGTTTTATTAAATTCAGATTTTACAACATTGCCAGATGTTTTATTTGAAGGACGAAGAGTCGTTAATAATGTAACAAAGGTTGCTAGTATCTTCTTTATCAAAACGATCTATTCTCTGATCTTGTCTCTAATCTGTGCATTAACAGCTGTTGCCTTTCCATTTATTCCAATCCAAATTACTTTACTAGATTTGGCAATTGAAGGTTATCCAACTTTCTTCCTTCAATTTGAAAACGATAAACGAAAAGTCACAACTAAATTTTTACCTACTGCATTAAAGAGGGCATTACCTAATTCGATGCTTGTTGTTATGAATGTCACGTTTATCTATATATACGGTCAAGTTAATGGATGGCAACCAATTGATATAACTACTTTAATGTACTATATGCTAATTGCAGTTAGTGCGATGGCTGTTATAAAAGCTTGTATGCCATTTAATCCACTAAGAATTTTCCTAGCAGTTACGACAACAGTTGGAACTTATGTAGCAGCAATGCTTTTCAAAGGCATTTTGGAGATTTCTATGCTGACAAGTGAGACACTACCAGTATTTATTGTTTTAGTAGTTGTTTCTTTAATTGGAAAAATTATTTTAGACAAATTAATTGTCAGAGACCATGCTAGATAA
- the dnaG gene encoding DNA primase: MAQLIPQETIENIRRQTNIVDVIGQYVQLKKSGKNYLGLCPFHNEKTPSFSVAEDKQIFHCFGCGKGGNVFSFVQEIEGLSFPESVERVAELSDLNLSFEINSKPQTLSPKVLEENQLIQIHEKTSELYHHILMNTQIGEKALQYLLDRGLTEEVIRTFQIGFAPRDRSLLSKVLEKENFSEELLRKSGLLFQMDNGDWLDRFYQRIMFPITNYQGKIIGFSGRILEDETFDSTDQPKYLNSPETELFNKRFILFNFNQARSEIRKKNEVILFEGFMDVISAWMSGVKNGVASMGTSLTVDQIRALEKVSEDCLISYDGDNAGIEATNRAIDLIASESTMSIQIVSIPDKMDPDDYRKKYGNDSLKELIKNNRDTVFQFKKEYLKRGKNIQVEADKLEYIDELLQEVSNISSIVEADLALTQLAEEFNLSKSTLQNELRTKKQHYKQQVTSDSFYQKELVIPKHYETKKIDQIEKAEMTLIYRVLNERSAYQFLSLKEEIFFVHDVYQELYLHLTNYIATNGEILVADFLDYLKEDHLKSTLINVTMQNFSSESSKQELEDCLLVISKAGLKKQIELLVAEQREAGKIGNKELEAEATLKIIQLQRELKAI; encoded by the coding sequence ATGGCACAATTAATCCCTCAAGAAACAATAGAGAACATTAGAAGACAAACCAACATTGTCGACGTGATAGGTCAATACGTTCAACTGAAAAAGTCCGGAAAAAATTATTTAGGCTTGTGTCCGTTTCATAATGAGAAGACACCTTCTTTTTCTGTAGCGGAAGATAAACAAATCTTTCACTGCTTTGGATGTGGCAAAGGTGGTAATGTCTTTTCGTTTGTCCAAGAAATCGAAGGTCTTTCATTCCCAGAGTCTGTAGAGCGGGTTGCAGAGTTGTCTGATTTGAATTTATCTTTTGAAATAAATTCAAAACCACAGACACTTTCTCCAAAAGTTTTAGAAGAAAACCAATTGATTCAAATTCATGAAAAAACCTCTGAATTGTATCATCATATTTTGATGAATACTCAAATTGGAGAAAAAGCTTTACAGTATTTATTGGATCGCGGGTTAACTGAAGAAGTTATTCGAACTTTCCAAATTGGTTTTGCGCCAAGAGATCGTAGCTTGTTGTCCAAAGTATTAGAAAAAGAAAATTTCTCTGAAGAGCTACTACGAAAATCGGGTCTACTATTTCAGATGGATAATGGAGATTGGTTAGACCGTTTTTATCAACGAATCATGTTTCCAATTACCAATTATCAAGGGAAAATCATTGGTTTTTCAGGACGAATACTTGAAGATGAAACATTTGATAGTACTGATCAACCTAAATATTTGAACAGTCCAGAAACAGAATTATTCAATAAACGTTTTATACTATTTAATTTTAATCAAGCCAGATCAGAAATCAGAAAAAAGAATGAAGTTATTCTATTTGAAGGCTTTATGGATGTGATATCAGCTTGGATGTCTGGCGTTAAAAATGGTGTTGCTTCGATGGGAACTAGTTTGACTGTTGACCAAATTCGAGCACTTGAAAAAGTCAGTGAAGATTGTTTGATTAGTTATGATGGTGACAATGCTGGTATTGAGGCAACTAATCGAGCAATTGACTTAATCGCTTCAGAAAGTACCATGTCCATACAAATTGTCTCTATACCAGACAAGATGGATCCTGATGATTACCGAAAAAAATATGGAAACGATTCTCTAAAAGAACTAATAAAAAATAATCGTGACACTGTTTTTCAGTTTAAAAAAGAATACTTAAAACGTGGGAAAAACATTCAAGTAGAGGCTGATAAATTAGAGTACATAGATGAATTGTTGCAGGAAGTTTCTAATATTTCATCTATTGTGGAGGCTGATTTAGCACTCACGCAATTAGCAGAGGAATTTAATTTATCAAAGAGCACCTTACAGAATGAATTAAGAACTAAAAAGCAACATTACAAACAACAGGTAACATCTGATTCTTTTTATCAAAAAGAATTAGTTATTCCAAAACACTATGAAACAAAAAAAATCGACCAAATTGAAAAAGCAGAAATGACTCTTATATACAGAGTGTTAAATGAAAGAAGTGCTTATCAATTTTTATCTTTAAAAGAAGAGATTTTCTTTGTTCATGATGTGTACCAGGAATTATATTTGCACTTGACCAATTATATTGCTACAAATGGAGAGATTTTAGTAGCCGACTTTTTAGACTATCTCAAGGAAGACCATTTAAAAAGCACATTAATTAATGTGACAATGCAAAACTTTAGTTCAGAAAGCAGTAAGCAAGAGCTAGAAGATTGTTTACTAGTCATCTCAAAGGCTGGTTTAAAAAAACAAATTGAACTTCTTGTAGCTGAACAAAGGGAAGCCGGCAAAATTGGTAACAAAGAGTTGGAAGCAGAAGCAACGCTTAAAATCATTCAACTTCAAAGAGAGTTAAAAGCTATTTAA
- the rpoD gene encoding RNA polymerase sigma factor RpoD — translation MSENQVKSQAEYKKELSKFIKENKLKGSVFYDDLTNKLATPFELNSDDMDDLIQKVEDAGISVVDENGEPSARSLKVTNKKQEKEKPEEEDLIAPAGVKINDPVRMYLKEIGRVSLLTADEEVALALRIKEGDPEAKQELAEANLRLVVSIAKRYVGRGMQFLDLIQEGNMGLMKAVEKFDHEKGFKFSTYATWWIRQAITRAIADQARTIRIPVHMVETINKLIRIQRQLLQDLGREPTPEEIGAEMELPAEKVREILKIAQEPVSLETPIGEEDDSHLGDFIEDQEATSPAEHAAYELLKEQLESVLDTLTDREENVLRLRFGLDDGRTRTLEEVGKVFGVTRERIRQIEAKALRKLRHPSRSKQLKDFLE, via the coding sequence ATGTCAGAGAATCAAGTGAAGAGTCAAGCAGAGTACAAAAAAGAATTAAGTAAGTTTATAAAAGAAAATAAATTAAAAGGGTCAGTATTTTATGACGATTTAACCAATAAATTAGCAACACCATTTGAACTTAATTCAGACGATATGGATGACTTAATCCAAAAAGTCGAAGACGCTGGTATCAGTGTGGTTGATGAAAATGGTGAACCTAGTGCTAGAAGTTTAAAGGTAACGAATAAAAAACAAGAAAAAGAAAAACCAGAAGAAGAAGATTTAATCGCACCAGCAGGTGTTAAAATTAATGACCCTGTTCGTATGTATTTAAAAGAAATTGGTCGTGTATCTCTTTTAACTGCTGATGAAGAAGTTGCTCTAGCTCTACGTATTAAAGAAGGAGATCCAGAAGCAAAACAAGAATTAGCAGAAGCTAACCTTAGACTTGTGGTAAGTATTGCTAAGCGTTATGTTGGTCGTGGTATGCAGTTCTTAGATTTAATCCAAGAAGGAAATATGGGATTAATGAAAGCTGTAGAGAAATTTGACCATGAAAAAGGATTTAAATTTTCAACTTACGCTACATGGTGGATCAGACAAGCGATTACTCGTGCAATTGCCGATCAAGCTAGAACGATTCGTATTCCAGTGCATATGGTTGAAACAATCAACAAATTAATCCGTATTCAACGTCAATTACTTCAAGATTTAGGAAGAGAACCGACACCAGAAGAAATTGGTGCTGAAATGGAGTTGCCAGCTGAGAAAGTTCGTGAAATCTTAAAGATTGCTCAAGAGCCTGTGTCTTTAGAAACACCAATTGGTGAAGAAGATGATTCTCATTTAGGAGATTTCATTGAAGATCAAGAAGCAACAAGCCCAGCTGAACATGCTGCCTATGAATTACTTAAAGAACAATTAGAAAGTGTTTTAGATACATTAACAGATCGTGAGGAAAATGTTTTACGTCTACGCTTTGGTTTAGATGATGGACGCACAAGAACACTTGAAGAAGTTGGTAAAGTGTTTGGTGTTACAAGAGAACGTATCCGTCAAATTGAAGCAAAAGCTTTAAGAAAATTAAGACATCCATCTCGTTCAAAACAATTAAAAGACTTTTTAGAATAA
- a CDS encoding tRNA (adenine(22)-N(1))-methyltransferase, whose protein sequence is MDYTHLSKRLHRVGEFVPEGSILADIGSDHAYLPAYLVLNKRIKSAIAGEVVEGPFQSAKNLVAELNLTSSIQVRKGDGLDVLNLADEVDAISICGMGGTLIKDILDRGYKNNRLSGNEVLLLQPNVGEKTLRTWLMDHSYIIIEEDIVRENEKTYEIIIAKKAEEIEILSEKELMFGPKLLNEPNDIFKNKWCHELKQLENISKQLEKSSQDVSKNQTEINKKIALIKEVIG, encoded by the coding sequence ATGGATTACACACACTTATCAAAAAGATTACACCGAGTTGGAGAATTTGTGCCAGAAGGATCTATTCTAGCAGATATTGGTTCAGACCATGCTTATTTACCAGCTTATCTAGTATTAAATAAAAGAATTAAGTCAGCTATTGCTGGCGAAGTTGTCGAAGGACCTTTCCAATCGGCTAAGAATTTAGTTGCTGAATTAAACCTTACCTCATCAATCCAAGTACGAAAAGGCGACGGATTAGATGTTTTAAACTTAGCGGATGAAGTTGATGCCATTAGCATTTGTGGTATGGGTGGGACGTTAATTAAAGACATTCTTGATAGGGGATACAAAAACAATCGCTTATCTGGAAATGAAGTACTATTACTTCAACCAAATGTAGGTGAAAAAACATTACGAACTTGGTTAATGGATCATTCTTATATCATTATTGAAGAAGATATTGTCAGAGAAAATGAGAAGACATATGAAATCATTATTGCTAAAAAAGCAGAAGAAATCGAGATTTTGTCTGAAAAAGAATTAATGTTTGGACCAAAATTATTAAATGAACCTAATGATATTTTTAAAAATAAATGGTGTCATGAATTAAAACAATTAGAAAATATCTCAAAGCAATTGGAAAAATCAAGTCAAGATGTTTCAAAAAACCAAACTGAGATTAATAAAAAAATAGCATTAATTAAAGAGGTGATAGGATGA
- a CDS encoding Nif3-like dinuclear metal center hexameric protein, which yields MNLTGREFIDRLEMYCPLYLAEKGDPVGLHIGSLNRPIKRVMMTLDVRPEVVKEAIEKNIDLIVAKHPPIFRPIKRLVTDDFQTKMYADLLKHDIAVYAAHTNMDIVSPGLNDWFLEMLDVKGEEFITKTHSFNYKKLVIYTPRSHSQLLRNALEKLGVGKIGDNYEACSFTTSGTGRFKPVNEANPYLGEVNELEQVEEDKIEFVFSELIEKEVIEAIKKVHPYEEPAYDIFTLDNLTDDYGIGRIGDLKESMSLMDFTSKVKKTFNLDGLRLITDTKDKEIKRIAICGGSGEKFYKDALKKKADVYITGDVYYHTAHDMIEDKLSVIDPGHYIEEACKLKFVEMFNNWKQEYQWDVSFFVSETNTNPFEFI from the coding sequence ATGAATTTAACTGGTCGTGAATTTATCGATCGGCTTGAAATGTATTGCCCACTCTATTTAGCAGAAAAGGGTGATCCAGTCGGTTTACATATTGGTAGTTTAAATCGCCCAATCAAACGAGTGATGATGACATTAGATGTTCGACCTGAAGTTGTCAAAGAAGCTATTGAAAAAAATATTGACTTAATTGTCGCAAAACATCCGCCTATCTTTAGACCAATTAAACGTTTAGTGACTGATGATTTTCAAACAAAAATGTATGCGGATTTATTAAAACATGACATTGCTGTTTACGCAGCTCATACGAATATGGATATCGTTAGTCCTGGCCTAAATGATTGGTTCTTAGAAATGTTAGATGTTAAGGGAGAAGAATTTATTACCAAAACCCACTCCTTTAATTATAAAAAATTAGTGATTTATACACCTAGAAGTCATAGCCAACTATTAAGAAATGCTCTTGAAAAGTTAGGTGTTGGCAAAATTGGTGATAACTATGAAGCTTGTAGCTTTACAACAAGTGGAACAGGTCGTTTTAAACCAGTTAATGAGGCCAATCCTTACCTTGGTGAAGTAAACGAATTAGAACAAGTTGAAGAAGATAAAATTGAATTTGTTTTTTCAGAATTAATTGAAAAAGAAGTTATAGAGGCTATTAAAAAGGTTCATCCTTATGAAGAACCTGCCTATGACATTTTTACTTTAGACAACTTGACAGATGACTATGGTATCGGCCGAATTGGTGACTTGAAAGAATCGATGTCATTAATGGACTTTACTTCTAAAGTTAAGAAAACGTTTAATCTTGATGGTTTGAGATTAATTACTGATACTAAAGATAAAGAAATTAAAAGAATTGCTATTTGTGGCGGTAGTGGTGAGAAATTTTATAAAGACGCACTTAAGAAAAAAGCAGATGTTTATATTACAGGTGACGTTTATTACCACACCGCACACGATATGATAGAAGATAAGTTAAGCGTAATTGATCCAGGTCATTACATAGAAGAAGCCTGTAAGCTTAAATTTGTCGAAATGTTTAACAACTGGAAACAAGAGTATCAATGGGACGTTTCGTTTTTTGTAAGCGAAACAAATACAAACCCATTTGAATTTATTTAA